In the genome of Mycobacterium kansasii ATCC 12478, one region contains:
- the pstS gene encoding phosphate ABC transporter substrate-binding protein PstS, giving the protein MRLDTVVRAFAAAVAVITACGGTLTACGSDQNPGISSANGSAAPLPKADCSGRDALTAEGSTAQQNAMALFNQAWGQACPGKKVSYNPTGSGAGREQFIAGHVDFAGSDSPLVAEQIGPAADRCKGNPAWDLPLVFGPIALVYNLAGVTNLVLDADAMAKIFSGSIRTWNDPILAALNPGVALPNIKIIPVYRKDSSGTTDNFQKYLTAAAPQSWSRGVGGEFHGGVGEGVERSAGVIQAVQVTPGSIGYVEKGFADRAGIPFAQIDTGNNVVPLTEETARKAIDSVTFAANGNDLVLDLNSIFAIQDPGAYPLVLATYEIVCSKGYPRDIGAAVKAFLTTAVHNGQTGLPSAGYVPVPDKVEERLVTAINALQ; this is encoded by the coding sequence ATGAGGCTCGATACGGTGGTCAGGGCATTCGCGGCGGCGGTGGCGGTGATCACCGCTTGCGGTGGGACCCTCACCGCATGCGGTAGCGATCAAAACCCCGGTATTTCCTCGGCGAATGGCTCCGCAGCGCCGTTGCCAAAGGCCGACTGCAGCGGCCGAGATGCGCTGACGGCAGAGGGATCGACTGCCCAGCAGAATGCCATGGCGTTGTTCAACCAGGCATGGGGCCAGGCGTGTCCGGGTAAGAAAGTGTCGTACAACCCGACCGGGTCAGGGGCCGGTCGCGAGCAGTTCATCGCCGGTCATGTCGACTTCGCGGGATCGGACTCGCCCCTGGTCGCCGAGCAGATCGGTCCGGCGGCCGACCGCTGCAAAGGAAACCCGGCCTGGGACCTGCCACTGGTATTCGGGCCAATTGCGTTGGTGTACAACCTCGCTGGCGTAACGAACCTGGTTCTCGACGCCGATGCGATGGCAAAGATCTTCAGCGGGTCCATTCGGACCTGGAACGACCCGATCCTTGCGGCCCTCAATCCTGGTGTGGCACTTCCTAATATCAAAATCATCCCGGTGTACCGGAAGGATTCGTCGGGAACCACGGACAACTTTCAGAAGTACCTGACCGCCGCCGCGCCACAAAGCTGGAGCCGAGGTGTCGGCGGCGAGTTTCACGGCGGTGTCGGGGAAGGCGTCGAAAGGTCGGCAGGTGTGATCCAAGCCGTACAGGTCACGCCAGGTTCGATCGGTTATGTCGAGAAAGGTTTCGCTGACCGCGCCGGCATACCGTTCGCCCAGATCGACACCGGCAACAACGTCGTACCGCTCACCGAGGAAACGGCTCGCAAGGCAATCGACTCCGTCACTTTTGCGGCCAACGGAAACGACCTCGTTCTGGACCTGAATTCGATCTTCGCCATCCAGGACCCGGGCGCCTACCCGTTGGTACTGGCGACCTACGAGATTGTGTGCTCGAAGGGATACCCGCGCGACATCGGTGCCGCGGTCAAGGCGTTTCTCACCACTGCCGTCCACAACGGTCAGACCGGCCTTCCGTCGGCCGGCTACGTTCCGGTGCCAGATAAGGTGGAAGAACGCCTGGTCACCGCCATAAACGCCCTGCAATGA
- the mshD gene encoding mycothiol synthase, with product MTPGEWRSALTAGQQQEVHEIISAATEFDGVAPVGEQVLRELGQRRTHHLVATDPRAGNAIVGYLNLSPARDADSAMAELVVHPQSRRRGVGTAMARAALTKTHGKNQFWAHGTLEAARATAAALGLAPVRELVQMRRSLRDIPEPTIPDGLRIRTYAGPTDDAELLRVNNAAFSYHPEQGGWTQQQLAERRGEPWFDPAGLILAFDASPGHEAKLLGFHWTKIHHQPDLGEVYVLGVDPVAQGRGLGKALTLIGLSSLARRLAGVNPAEEPTVMLYVESDNVAAMRTYHSLGFVTHSVDTAYALACSDPALG from the coding sequence GTGACGCCGGGGGAGTGGCGCTCGGCGCTGACAGCCGGTCAGCAGCAGGAAGTACACGAAATAATCTCGGCGGCAACAGAATTCGACGGTGTGGCGCCGGTGGGCGAGCAGGTGCTGCGAGAATTGGGACAGCGGCGCACGCACCATCTGGTGGCCACTGATCCCCGAGCGGGCAACGCGATCGTCGGCTATCTCAACCTCAGCCCGGCGCGCGATGCCGATTCCGCAATGGCCGAGTTGGTCGTGCACCCGCAATCCCGGCGTCGCGGTGTCGGCACCGCCATGGCGCGCGCCGCGCTGACAAAAACCCATGGGAAAAACCAATTCTGGGCGCACGGCACCCTGGAAGCCGCCCGGGCCACGGCCGCCGCGCTGGGTCTGGCCCCGGTGCGCGAACTGGTGCAGATGCGCCGCTCGTTGCGCGATATCCCCGAGCCGACAATCCCCGACGGGCTGCGGATCCGCACCTACGCCGGCCCGACCGATGACGCCGAACTGCTTCGGGTCAACAACGCCGCGTTCTCATACCACCCCGAACAAGGTGGCTGGACCCAACAACAGCTGGCCGAGCGGCGCGGCGAACCTTGGTTTGATCCGGCGGGCCTCATCCTGGCGTTCGACGCTTCCCCGGGCCACGAGGCGAAGCTGCTGGGTTTCCACTGGACCAAGATTCACCACCAGCCTGACCTTGGCGAGGTCTACGTTCTCGGCGTCGATCCGGTAGCGCAAGGGCGTGGGCTCGGCAAGGCGTTGACGTTGATTGGTCTCAGCTCGTTGGCGCGGCGGCTGGCCGGCGTGAACCCTGCCGAAGAACCCACCGTCATGCTGTATGTGGAATCGGACAACGTCGCGGCCATGCGGACCTATCACAGCCTGGGATTTGTCACCCATAGCGTCGACACGGCCTACGCGCTGGCCTGCTCAGATCCGGCACTCGGCTGA
- a CDS encoding winged helix-turn-helix transcriptional regulator produces the protein MELLLLTSELYPDPVLPSLSLLSHNVRTAPPEASSLLEAGNADAVLVDARNDLSAARGLCRLLSTAGRSAPVLAVVTEGGLVAVSADWGLDEILLPSTGPAEIDARLRLVVGRRGGLSDQEGVGKVSLGELVIDEGTYTARLRGRPLDLTYKEFELLKYLAQHAGRVFTRAQLLHEVWGYDFFGGTRTVDVHVRRLRAKLGPEHEALIGTVRNVGYKAVRPARGRTAVAEPDDEGSGPDSADFQDPLVDPLRSQ, from the coding sequence TTGGAATTACTACTACTGACCTCGGAGCTGTATCCCGACCCAGTCCTGCCGTCGCTGTCGCTGCTTTCGCATAACGTGCGGACGGCGCCGCCGGAGGCTTCGTCGCTGCTGGAGGCCGGTAACGCGGATGCGGTGCTTGTCGACGCGCGCAACGACCTGTCGGCCGCGCGCGGTCTGTGCCGTCTGCTGAGCACCGCGGGTCGGTCCGCGCCGGTATTGGCCGTGGTGACCGAGGGCGGGCTGGTGGCAGTCAGCGCTGACTGGGGGCTGGACGAGATCCTGCTGCCCAGTACCGGCCCGGCCGAGATCGACGCCCGACTGCGCCTGGTGGTTGGCCGGCGAGGCGGTCTGTCCGACCAAGAAGGCGTCGGCAAGGTCAGCCTGGGGGAACTGGTGATCGACGAAGGCACCTACACCGCGCGACTGCGGGGCCGACCGCTCGACCTCACCTACAAGGAATTCGAACTCCTGAAATACCTCGCCCAGCATGCCGGACGGGTGTTCACGCGTGCGCAGCTACTCCACGAGGTATGGGGATACGACTTCTTCGGCGGCACCCGCACGGTCGATGTGCACGTCCGGCGATTGCGCGCCAAACTCGGCCCCGAGCACGAAGCCCTGATCGGCACCGTCCGCAACGTCGGTTACAAGGCGGTGCGGCCTGCGCGGGGCCGAACCGCAGTCGCCGAGCCCGACGACGAAGGATCGGGGCCCGATTCCGCAGATTTCCAGGACCCGCTGGTCGACCCGCTGCGCAGTCAGTGA
- the lmeA gene encoding mannan chain length control protein LmeA, which yields MRMRKVLIGVAAVAVVVLGAVGVDFGASIYAEYRLSTSVRKAANLGSDPFVAILGFPFIPQAMRDRYGELEIKAYAIEHSTVGTATLEATMHSIDLSHASWLIQPDARLSVHELESRIIIDSMHLGRYLGMADLMVQAPLQESNDATGGTTESGISGSHGLVFSGTPKSADFDRRVSVAVDLSIDPHSQETLVITPTGVVTGPDTADQPVPDDKREAVLHAFSSRLPNQKLPFGVAPNTVGARGSDVIIEGITYDVTVALTGFRQS from the coding sequence ATGCGGATGCGCAAGGTGCTGATCGGTGTCGCCGCCGTGGCCGTCGTCGTCCTCGGCGCCGTCGGCGTCGACTTCGGCGCCAGCATTTACGCCGAATATCGGCTTTCGACCAGTGTGCGCAAGGCAGCCAACCTGGGCTCTGATCCCTTCGTCGCCATCCTCGGTTTTCCGTTCATCCCGCAGGCGATGCGAGATCGCTACGGCGAGCTGGAGATCAAGGCGTACGCCATCGAGCACTCGACGGTGGGCACAGCCACGCTCGAAGCCACCATGCATTCCATCGATCTGTCTCACGCATCCTGGCTGATACAGCCCGACGCGAGGTTGTCGGTGCACGAGCTGGAAAGCCGCATCATCATCGACTCCATGCACCTGGGCCGTTATCTGGGGATGGCCGATCTGATGGTGCAGGCGCCTCTCCAGGAAAGCAACGATGCCACCGGCGGCACCACCGAATCGGGGATATCGGGCAGTCACGGGCTCGTTTTCAGCGGGACACCGAAGTCAGCCGACTTCGATCGTCGGGTCAGCGTCGCGGTGGATCTGTCCATCGATCCCCACAGCCAGGAGACCTTGGTGATCACACCGACAGGGGTGGTGACCGGCCCGGACACCGCGGACCAGCCCGTTCCGGACGACAAACGGGAGGCGGTACTGCACGCCTTCAGTAGCAGGCTGCCCAACCAGAAGCTGCCGTTCGGGGTGGCGCCGAACACTGTGGGCGCACGCGGGTCGGACGTCATCATCGAGGGCATCACCTACGACGTGACCGTTGCGCTCACCGGATTCAGGCAGTCATGA
- a CDS encoding putative leader peptide codes for MSARLELKLTKRRAVDLCRTTGCCCCCCCSC; via the coding sequence GTGTCAGCCCGCCTTGAGCTCAAGCTCACCAAGCGACGCGCAGTTGATCTGTGCCGCACCACGGGCTGTTGCTGTTGCTGTTGCTGTAGCTGCTGA
- a CDS encoding DUF4395 domain-containing protein, with translation MSSNSTPAQVGVDVRGPRFAAWLTTGVLGLVLIVSAFSSAAAAVALSIQAVVFAVGAAFGPRRHPYGLLYSTFVSPRLGPVREREPAPPLKFAQLVGFVFAICGIIGFAVGPVVVGVVATSFALAAALLNAAFGICLGCQLYPLLARLRRGAIPA, from the coding sequence GTGTCGAGTAATAGCACCCCCGCCCAAGTGGGTGTCGACGTCCGCGGGCCGCGATTCGCCGCGTGGCTGACGACGGGGGTTCTGGGGCTCGTCCTGATCGTTTCCGCCTTCAGTTCGGCAGCTGCCGCAGTTGCCTTGAGCATCCAGGCGGTCGTGTTCGCTGTCGGTGCCGCATTCGGGCCTCGCCGGCATCCCTATGGGCTGCTGTACTCGACGTTTGTGTCGCCCCGCCTGGGACCGGTGCGAGAACGGGAACCTGCGCCACCGCTGAAGTTCGCCCAACTGGTCGGATTTGTGTTCGCTATCTGCGGGATCATCGGCTTCGCTGTCGGCCCGGTTGTGGTGGGCGTCGTTGCGACTTCGTTCGCGCTGGCGGCCGCCCTCCTCAACGCGGCCTTCGGCATCTGCCTGGGCTGCCAGCTTTACCCGCTGCTGGCCCGCCTGCGGCGCGGCGCCATTCCCGCCTGA
- a CDS encoding sulfurtransferase, which translates to MARSDVLVSADWAESNLSNPEAANIVFVEVDEDTSAYDDGHIPGAIKLDWRTDLQDPVKRDFVDAQQFSKLLSDRGISNDDTVVLYGGNNNWFAAYAYWYFKLYGHEKVKLLDGGRKKWELDGRPLSTDTVTRPATSYSAAPPDNAIRAFRDEVIAAIGAKNLVDVRSPDEFSGKILAPAHLPQEQSQRPGHIPGAINVPWSKAANEDGTFKSDEQLAQLYAGAGLDGTKETIAYCRIGERSSHTWFVLHELLGHKNVKNYDGSWTEYGSLVGAPIELGN; encoded by the coding sequence ATGGCACGCTCCGACGTCCTGGTCTCTGCCGACTGGGCTGAGAGCAATCTCAGCAATCCGGAAGCGGCCAACATCGTCTTCGTCGAAGTCGACGAGGACACCAGCGCATACGACGACGGCCACATCCCCGGCGCCATCAAGCTGGACTGGCGCACCGATCTGCAGGACCCGGTCAAACGCGACTTCGTCGACGCCCAGCAATTCTCGAAATTGCTCAGCGACCGCGGCATCTCCAACGACGACACCGTGGTCCTCTACGGCGGCAACAACAACTGGTTCGCCGCCTACGCCTACTGGTATTTCAAGCTGTACGGCCACGAGAAGGTCAAGCTGCTCGACGGCGGCCGCAAGAAGTGGGAACTCGACGGCCGCCCGCTGTCCACCGACACCGTCACCAGGCCCGCGACCTCCTACAGCGCGGCCCCGCCGGACAATGCCATCCGTGCATTCCGTGACGAGGTGATCGCGGCCATCGGCGCCAAGAACCTGGTCGACGTGCGATCCCCCGACGAGTTCTCCGGAAAGATCCTGGCGCCGGCGCATTTGCCGCAGGAACAGAGCCAGCGGCCCGGCCATATTCCCGGGGCGATCAACGTGCCGTGGAGCAAGGCCGCCAACGAGGACGGCACCTTCAAGTCCGACGAGCAACTGGCCCAGTTGTACGCCGGCGCCGGTCTGGACGGCACCAAGGAAACGATCGCGTACTGCCGGATCGGGGAACGGTCCTCGCACACCTGGTTTGTCTTGCACGAATTGCTCGGGCACAAGAACGTCAAGAACTACGACGGCAGTTGGACGGAATACGGCTCCCTGGTGGGTGCCCCGATCGAGTTGGGAAACTGA
- a CDS encoding DUF1416 domain-containing protein yields MCTAPKQGLTLPASVDLEKETVITGRVVDRDGQAVGGAFVRLLDSSDEFTAEVVASATGDFRFFAAPGSWTVRALSKVGNGDAVVRPSGAGIHEVDVKIA; encoded by the coding sequence ATGTGCACTGCGCCGAAGCAAGGACTGACGCTGCCTGCCAGTGTCGACCTGGAGAAGGAAACAGTGATCACCGGTCGTGTCGTGGACCGCGACGGCCAAGCCGTGGGCGGCGCCTTCGTCCGGCTGCTGGACTCGTCCGACGAGTTCACGGCGGAGGTGGTCGCGTCGGCCACCGGCGACTTCCGGTTCTTCGCCGCGCCGGGCTCCTGGACGGTGCGCGCACTGTCGAAAGTCGGCAATGGTGACGCGGTGGTCAGACCGTCGGGCGCGGGCATTCACGAGGTCGACGTCAAGATCGCCTGA
- a CDS encoding FABP family protein — translation MFQAAERAKLTATRNIPVFDDLPLPADTANLRQGASLHDALLALLPLVGVWRGEGEGRGHDGDYRFGQQIVVSHDGGDYLNWEARSWRLTDTGEYLEPGLRETGFWRFVSDPDDPSESQAIELLLAHSAGYVELFYGRPRNQSSWELVTDALARSRSGVLVGGAKRLYGIVEGGDLAYVEERVDADGGLVPHLSARLSRFVG, via the coding sequence ATGTTTCAAGCGGCGGAACGTGCCAAGCTGACCGCGACCCGCAATATTCCCGTCTTCGACGATTTGCCACTACCCGCCGACACCGCCAACCTGCGCCAAGGCGCCAGCTTGCACGACGCGCTGCTGGCACTGCTGCCGCTGGTCGGTGTGTGGCGCGGCGAGGGAGAGGGCCGCGGACACGACGGTGACTACCGCTTCGGCCAGCAGATCGTCGTGTCGCACGACGGCGGAGACTATTTGAATTGGGAAGCCCGGTCGTGGCGTCTCACCGACACCGGTGAGTACCTCGAACCGGGTTTACGCGAGACGGGCTTCTGGCGTTTTGTCAGCGATCCCGACGACCCGAGCGAGTCGCAGGCGATCGAGCTGCTACTGGCGCACTCCGCCGGTTACGTCGAGTTGTTCTACGGCCGCCCGCGCAACCAGTCGTCCTGGGAGTTGGTCACCGACGCGTTGGCCCGGAGCCGCTCCGGCGTGCTGGTCGGCGGGGCCAAGCGGCTCTACGGCATCGTCGAGGGCGGCGACCTCGCCTATGTCGAGGAGCGGGTGGACGCCGACGGCGGGTTGGTGCCGCATCTGTCGGCGCGCTTGTCCAGATTCGTCGGCTGA
- a CDS encoding sensor domain-containing protein: MAIFISYSSQDRSSLEALTAALRRAQQQVWFDQELGGGDAWWNKILEQIRASDVFIVALSNHWLQSKPSQAELRYAQALQRPILPVQVGPVDSVRVNPVSTLQIINYQNPTVDAGIQLVTAIHALREKAPALPSPLPEEPPVPFGYLMRLGDTLAEKELSPQQQLQLLVELRSGLDEDGDDPSARSDIAQLLRMLRMRHDVTYRTRTEIDNVLAEIGAVEAGPAGASSTPQAKPQPSPVPAAEAASAPSTQSRPSPAQVAPSGANGQSNKRLLVIGGAVVAVVVAVALIAVFATQGGNRKPAARPGSSTAPAAPAAASRIEPMLLGAAEVGQILGDQNMMVSAHGDQLRAPQGTLSEPACLAAYEPFQESVYRPHAPTEVRSQVLHTQGENPAHRVIEAAATFPSAEKARAFVQASADKWATCANQTVKFTSSTKASEWTFGDVTGASPKIAQVRTETNGSGKACQHVLRAVSDVVIEVEACGTDIADGAGQIAEQMSTKAAK, from the coding sequence ATGGCCATATTTATCAGCTACTCGAGCCAAGACCGGTCGTCGCTGGAAGCCCTGACGGCGGCGCTTCGGCGTGCCCAGCAGCAAGTTTGGTTCGATCAAGAGCTCGGCGGCGGCGACGCTTGGTGGAACAAGATACTGGAGCAGATTCGCGCATCCGACGTGTTCATCGTCGCGCTGTCGAATCACTGGCTGCAGTCCAAGCCCAGTCAGGCCGAGTTGCGCTACGCCCAAGCCCTGCAGCGGCCAATCCTTCCGGTACAGGTCGGGCCCGTCGACAGTGTGCGGGTAAATCCCGTCTCGACATTGCAGATCATCAACTACCAGAACCCGACCGTTGATGCCGGCATTCAATTGGTGACGGCAATACACGCGTTGCGCGAAAAGGCCCCGGCGCTGCCGTCGCCGCTGCCCGAGGAGCCACCTGTACCGTTCGGCTACCTGATGCGGCTCGGCGACACCCTGGCCGAAAAGGAACTCAGTCCCCAGCAACAGCTTCAGCTGCTGGTGGAGCTGCGATCCGGGCTCGACGAGGACGGCGACGATCCGAGCGCTCGCAGCGACATCGCCCAGCTGCTGCGCATGCTGCGGATGCGACACGACGTCACGTACCGCACCCGCACCGAAATCGACAATGTGCTCGCTGAAATCGGCGCCGTCGAAGCGGGTCCGGCCGGTGCATCGTCAACACCGCAAGCCAAACCGCAACCGAGTCCGGTGCCGGCAGCCGAGGCGGCGTCCGCGCCCAGCACCCAGTCTCGGCCGTCACCGGCGCAAGTCGCGCCAAGCGGTGCCAATGGCCAGTCGAACAAGCGGCTGCTCGTCATCGGCGGCGCCGTCGTGGCCGTCGTCGTCGCGGTCGCGTTGATTGCGGTGTTCGCCACCCAGGGAGGCAACCGGAAACCGGCGGCCAGGCCGGGCAGCTCCACGGCTCCGGCTGCTCCGGCGGCCGCATCCCGCATCGAACCGATGCTGCTCGGCGCCGCAGAAGTCGGACAGATTCTCGGCGACCAGAACATGATGGTCTCTGCGCACGGCGATCAACTGCGCGCCCCGCAGGGGACGCTGTCGGAACCGGCATGTCTGGCGGCCTACGAGCCCTTCCAGGAGTCGGTGTATCGGCCCCATGCCCCTACCGAGGTGCGCAGCCAGGTCCTGCACACCCAAGGCGAGAACCCGGCGCACCGAGTGATCGAAGCCGCAGCAACCTTCCCGTCGGCCGAGAAGGCTCGGGCATTCGTCCAGGCATCCGCAGACAAATGGGCGACCTGCGCGAACCAGACCGTCAAGTTCACCAGTTCGACCAAAGCCAGCGAATGGACCTTCGGGGATGTGACCGGGGCTTCCCCTAAAATTGCCCAGGTACGCACTGAGACCAACGGCAGCGGGAAGGCCTGCCAGCATGTGCTGAGGGCGGTATCGGATGTCGTCATCGAGGTGGAGGCCTGCGGTACGGACATCGCTGACGGAGCCGGCCAGATCGCGGAACAGATGAGTACCAAAGCGGCGAAGTAA
- a CDS encoding tyrosine-type recombinase/integrase, which translates to MTVATVQDSIDAGTLLSDYLDHVARLRLSDRAIRDRIRTAREFLARHPDLAAWMALPAVERAGELRSSGAWPLLCYAIGAGRLRLDVELAVIKQLTGLGAAVEMRDSAGFSAMREAGNRLGWSSSWIETVLGECLAVLVACHGGLVADLTEQAIDEFDSALSASSIPRSSRRAYRARLASLRQLLYEVRVLDAAPRRRPWARSLEQRFTDVAMAAPILDTLLRYIRVRAAVLRPKSVESLINDLLPFVEYLTAHHSKLTSLRELDRACIEDYLTWNRTRGWRGQRAAAGAGRTVSAAVAQSAVLSLRNLLDDITAWGWEEAPPRRLVFAADVPKLDQPLPRALAPDIDAAVMNAVARLDDSFARIGLTVLRGAGLRVGELLDLELGSIIDYGAAGTWLKVPLGKLATERMVPLSAATTAALDEWVTHRDAHRPLAHPRTGVLTDFLFTQYGRRLGYTRLRNGLLAAAQSSGLRGPDGGILVVTPHQLRHTWATELANAGMSMQALMALLGHVTPQMTIRYATLASPTLRAAYDDAMGKMRRQFTLTPVGRPILPDKVSWLHSEMLKTRVGHGYCARHPTAGACPYANICETCDNYITAPEFRGALTNQLADVQALKSDAENRGWTDEAARHDRVAHALTDHLQRLDR; encoded by the coding sequence ATGACCGTCGCTACGGTTCAGGACTCCATTGACGCCGGCACTTTGTTGAGTGACTACCTCGACCACGTCGCTCGCCTGCGCTTGAGTGATCGGGCGATTCGGGACCGGATCCGAACCGCACGGGAATTTCTTGCTCGTCACCCGGATCTGGCGGCGTGGATGGCTCTGCCGGCGGTTGAGCGGGCTGGCGAGCTTCGGTCGAGTGGGGCATGGCCCCTGCTGTGCTATGCGATCGGTGCCGGCCGGTTGCGGCTGGATGTTGAGCTGGCCGTCATTAAGCAGCTGACCGGGCTCGGTGCCGCGGTGGAGATGCGTGATTCGGCCGGGTTCTCCGCGATGCGTGAAGCGGGAAACCGGTTGGGCTGGAGCAGTTCCTGGATTGAAACTGTGCTCGGCGAGTGCTTGGCGGTGCTGGTGGCTTGCCATGGTGGGCTGGTCGCTGACCTCACCGAGCAGGCGATCGATGAATTCGACAGTGCGTTGTCGGCGAGTTCAATCCCGCGATCGTCACGGCGCGCCTACCGGGCGCGGTTGGCCAGCTTGCGCCAGCTGCTCTACGAGGTCCGGGTCCTCGACGCCGCTCCGCGACGACGACCGTGGGCACGCAGCCTCGAGCAACGTTTCACCGACGTGGCTATGGCTGCCCCGATCCTCGACACCCTGCTGCGCTATATCCGGGTCCGAGCCGCGGTGTTGCGGCCCAAATCGGTGGAATCGCTGATCAATGACCTGCTGCCGTTCGTCGAATACCTCACCGCCCACCACTCGAAGCTGACCAGCCTGCGCGAGCTCGACCGCGCCTGCATCGAGGACTATCTGACCTGGAACCGCACCCGCGGCTGGCGCGGGCAACGTGCCGCCGCCGGCGCCGGGCGCACCGTCTCGGCTGCGGTTGCCCAGTCGGCGGTGCTAAGCCTGCGCAACCTGCTCGATGACATCACCGCCTGGGGCTGGGAAGAAGCACCGCCGCGGCGACTGGTCTTCGCCGCCGACGTTCCCAAGCTTGACCAGCCGCTGCCGCGGGCACTGGCCCCTGACATCGATGCGGCGGTGATGAATGCTGTTGCCCGTCTAGATGATTCATTCGCTCGTATCGGGCTGACCGTGCTGCGCGGAGCGGGGCTGCGGGTGGGTGAGCTGCTCGACCTGGAACTGGGCAGCATCATCGACTACGGGGCGGCTGGCACCTGGCTAAAGGTACCGCTGGGCAAGCTGGCTACCGAACGCATGGTGCCGCTATCGGCGGCCACTACCGCTGCGCTCGACGAATGGGTCACCCACCGTGACGCACACCGGCCACTGGCCCATCCACGCACCGGCGTGCTCACCGACTTCCTGTTCACCCAGTACGGCCGCCGCCTGGGCTACACCCGACTGCGCAACGGGCTGCTGGCCGCGGCCCAATCCTCAGGGCTACGCGGACCCGACGGCGGCATCCTCGTCGTCACGCCTCATCAGCTGCGTCATACCTGGGCCACCGAACTCGCCAACGCCGGAATGAGTATGCAAGCGTTGATGGCGCTGCTCGGACATGTCACACCGCAGATGACGATCCGCTACGCCACCCTTGCCTCGCCAACCCTGCGCGCCGCCTACGACGACGCCATGGGCAAGATGCGTCGCCAGTTCACTCTCACCCCGGTCGGTCGACCCATCTTGCCCGACAAGGTCAGCTGGCTACACAGTGAGATGCTGAAAACCCGTGTCGGGCACGGCTACTGCGCGCGCCACCCAACCGCCGGCGCCTGCCCATATGCCAACATCTGCGAAACCTGCGACAACTACATCACCGCGCCCGAATTCCGCGGCGCCCTCACTAACCAACTCGCCGACGTCCAAGCCCTCAAATCCGACGCGGAGAACCGCGGCTGGACCGACGAAGCAGCCCGCCACGACCGCGTAGCCCATGCCCTCACCGACCATCTCCAACGCCTCGATCGTTGA
- a CDS encoding tyrosine-type recombinase/integrase has protein sequence MTVRVQRVDEGYRLGGDWEGLDSANAFLTHLAGRGFSAATVRAYAFDVANLARFLTERDVTLSEVQAPLVFDWIDWQGVRRTGRPQPGSAAASTVNRRVAAVRALFEYLAMTGRRGNNPVPSPRRGQGLRRSERGLLGHLGPGRARPGGRLVRQPQLLPESLPASDIDAFVATLGSHRDRAMVLAMLLGGLRSAEARGLLLADVDMGRRRLRVIGKGGKERYVPVDAAFFTEVAAYLRLERPAGLSTPQCFVVLRGPTTGAPVSEAGLRSLFRRHRELSGSIRVRPHRLRHTYGTELASAGIDLLALRALMGHASPETTARYVHLSLEQLAAEYGAARASLAGARR, from the coding sequence ATGACGGTGCGGGTGCAGCGCGTCGATGAGGGGTATCGGCTCGGTGGGGATTGGGAGGGGTTGGATTCGGCCAATGCGTTTCTCACGCATTTGGCCGGACGGGGATTTAGCGCGGCGACGGTTCGGGCGTATGCCTTCGACGTGGCGAATCTGGCGCGGTTCCTCACTGAGCGCGATGTGACGCTGTCCGAAGTGCAGGCTCCACTGGTATTCGACTGGATCGATTGGCAAGGGGTACGCCGCACCGGTCGGCCCCAGCCGGGCTCAGCTGCAGCCTCGACGGTGAACCGTCGGGTGGCGGCGGTACGCGCCTTGTTCGAGTACCTGGCGATGACCGGTCGCCGTGGGAACAACCCGGTCCCGTCGCCGCGGCGTGGGCAAGGGCTGCGCCGCTCGGAGCGCGGCCTGCTAGGTCATCTGGGTCCTGGGCGTGCCCGTCCTGGCGGCAGGTTGGTGCGCCAACCGCAGCTGCTTCCGGAATCGTTGCCGGCCAGCGACATCGATGCATTTGTCGCAACGCTGGGGTCACATCGGGATCGGGCCATGGTGCTGGCGATGCTGCTGGGCGGGTTGCGGTCGGCGGAAGCGCGCGGTCTGCTGCTGGCCGATGTGGACATGGGGCGGCGGCGGCTGCGGGTGATCGGCAAGGGCGGCAAGGAACGCTACGTGCCGGTCGATGCGGCATTCTTCACTGAGGTTGCTGCCTATCTGCGGTTGGAGCGCCCGGCTGGGCTGTCGACACCGCAGTGCTTCGTGGTGCTGCGCGGTCCGACGACGGGGGCGCCGGTTAGTGAGGCAGGGCTGCGCAGCTTGTTTCGCCGTCACCGTGAACTCTCCGGGTCCATCCGGGTGCGTCCGCATCGGCTGCGCCATACCTATGGTACCGAATTGGCTTCTGCGGGAATTGATCTGCTTGCATTACGGGCGTTGATGGGACACGCCTCACCGGAGACCACGGCCCGCTACGTGCACCTGTCACTGGAGCAGCTCGCCGCCGAATATGGTGCCGCCCGCGCCTCCTTGGCCGGAGCACGGCGATGA